In Homo sapiens chromosome 17 genomic scaffold, GRCh38.p14 alternate locus group ALT_REF_LOCI_1 HSCHR17_1_CTG5, a single window of DNA contains:
- the LOC124905344 gene encoding C-Jun-amino-terminal kinase-interacting protein 1-like: MKRIKKERRKEKKKEKKREGSAGGGGAGSRLQAEMLQMDLIDATGDTPGAEDDEEDDDEERAARRPGAGPPKAESGQEPASRGQGQSQGQSQGPGSGDTYRPKRPTTLNLFPQVQLSQDTLNNNSLGKKYSWQDRVSRSSSPLKTGEQTPPHEPICLSDELPPQSSPAPTTDRGTSTNSPRCW, translated from the coding sequence atgaagagaataaagaaagaaagaagaaaagaaaagaaaaaagaaaagaaaagggagggctCTGCGGGTGGCGGCGGCGCGGGGAGCCGGTTGCAGGCCGAGATGCTGCAGATGGACCTGATCGACGCGACGGGGGACACTCCCGGGGCCGAGGACGACGAGGAGGACGACGACGAGGAGCGCGCGGCCCGGCGGCCGGGAGCGGGGCCGCCCAAGGCCGAGTCCGGCCAGGAGCCGGCGTCCCGCGGCCAGGGCCAGAgccaaggccagagccagggCCCGGGCAGCGGGGACACGTACCGGCCCAAGCGGCCCACCACGCTCAACCTCTTTCCGCAGGTGCAGTTGTCTCAGGACACACTGAATAATAATTCTCTGGGCAAAAAGTACAGTTGGCAGGATCGGGTGTCTCGATCATCCTCACCCCTGAAGACAGGGGAGCAGACACCACCGCATGAACCCATTTGCCTGAGCGATGAGCTGCCCCCCCAGAGCAGCCCCGCCCCCACCACAGATCGAGGCACCTCCACCAACAGCCCACGCTGCTGGTAG